The window TATAACGCGCCGTACCGTAAACGCTCCAGTCGCCGAGGAAGTTGTAGTTCGCGCTCAGCTCCAGATACGTGTTCCAGCTATCGTCCGGGTTATAGCCGCGCAGGCCGCTTTGCGCCGACTCTTTGCGCGATACGCCGTAGTAGTATTCGTTCTGATTTTCGCTATTCCATTCCACGCCGATACCCGGCGTCAGGGTCAGACCACCGTTGGTATAGCGGTACAGCCAGGCCAGATCCCAGACGATACCGTTACTGTTATCCAGGGTATCGCCTGATAAGGTGGTGCGCAGGAAACCATATTCGGTGTTGTGAATATACGATAAGCCCGCCATCACGGTGCTTTTACGCTTGTCCAGACGGCGCAGCTGACGGTCGTCGCTGTCGCCCGGCTTGAAGTACATC is drawn from Citrobacter rodentium NBRC 105723 = DSM 16636 and contains these coding sequences:
- a CDS encoding MipA/OmpV family protein, encoding MTKLKLLALGVLIATSATVAHAESNLTLGAGVGVVEHPYKDYDADVYPVPVISYEGDNFWFRGLGGGYYLWNDATDKLSITAYWSPMYFKPGDSDDRQLRRLDKRKSTVMAGLSYIHNTEYGFLRTTLSGDTLDNSNGIVWDLAWLYRYTNGGLTLTPGIGVEWNSENQNEYYYGVSRKESAQSGLRGYNPDDSWNTYLELSANYNFLGDWSVYGTARYTRLSDEITDSPMIDKSWTGLISTGITYKF